From the Brachyhypopomus gauderio isolate BG-103 chromosome 5, BGAUD_0.2, whole genome shotgun sequence genome, one window contains:
- the LOC143514618 gene encoding tumor necrosis factor receptor superfamily member 11B-like isoform X2, which yields MFIFAVLSLVSISPAAARVNETTYMRVLPSTGQEIVCNRCAPGFHLRAHCTDTRQTECRRCSAGFYTEFWNYIPECLPCDSCFEHQVVKQPCTHTRNQVCECEEGFFWNFHFCKRHTVCGAGYVVKSKGTPYADTMCEFCQNGYYATGAPGNKVCVPHKTCRPEERLLLHGSCWHDNVCASCNRIVEKGWDGLIKPLLAELFAQQKPHRLQRFVNRFVLRDDGRRRISQRRSSSENYLLHAQEWLRRATPEQLIELPDKLTKINLNNLAANVENKIAKFREETKYCSNNIP from the exons ATG TTTATATTTGCAGTATTGAGTTTGGTAAGCATCAGTCCTGCAGCCGCGAGGGTGAACGAGACCACTTACATGCGTGTTCTTCCGTCAACCGGACAAGAAATCGTGTGCAACCGATGTGCCCCAGGATTCCACCTCCGTGCCCACTGCACAGACACTCGCCAGACAGAATGCCGTCGGTGTAGCGCGGGATTCTACACAGAATTCTGGAACTACATACCTGAGTGTTTACCCTGCGACTCCTGCTTCGAGCATCAAGTTGTTAAGCAaccgtgcacacacacccgtaACCAAGTCTGCGAATGCGAGGAAGGTTTTTTTTGGAACTTCCACTTCTGCAAGAGGCACACCGTGTGCGGCGCGGGATACGTAGTTAAATCAAAAG GAACTCCGTACGCAGATACAATGTGCGAGTTCTGTCAGAATGGGTACTACGCGACTGGGGCTCCCGGAAATAAAGTGTGTGTACCGCACAAGACTTGCAGACCCGAAGAGCGGCTTTTGCTTCATGGGTCTTGTTGGCATGACAACGTGTGCGCCAGTTGCAACCGTATCGTAGAAAAAG GCTGGGACGGACTAATCAAGCCTCTCCTGGCGGAGCTCTTCGCCCAACAGAAACCACATCGGTTGCAGCGCTTTGTAAACCGCTTTGTGCTGCGCGATGACGGCCGACGGCGGATATCTCAACGTCGGTCCTCTTCCGAAAACTACTTGCTGCATGCGCAGGAATGGCTCAGAAGAGCTACACCAGAGCAGTTAATTGAGCTTCCAGACAAGCTGACGAAGATAAACCTCAACAACCTGGCCGCCAATGTCGAGAACAAAATCGCGAAGTTTCGGGAAGAAACTAAATACTGCAGTAACAATATCCCCTGA
- the LOC143514618 gene encoding tumor necrosis factor receptor superfamily member 11B-like isoform X1, with translation MSKLMCVVLKFIFAVLSLVSISPAAARVNETTYMRVLPSTGQEIVCNRCAPGFHLRAHCTDTRQTECRRCSAGFYTEFWNYIPECLPCDSCFEHQVVKQPCTHTRNQVCECEEGFFWNFHFCKRHTVCGAGYVVKSKGTPYADTMCEFCQNGYYATGAPGNKVCVPHKTCRPEERLLLHGSCWHDNVCASCNRIVEKGWDGLIKPLLAELFAQQKPHRLQRFVNRFVLRDDGRRRISQRRSSSENYLLHAQEWLRRATPEQLIELPDKLTKINLNNLAANVENKIAKFREETKYCSNNIP, from the exons ATGTCTAAACTGATGTGTGTGGTTTTGAAGTTTATATTTGCAGTATTGAGTTTGGTAAGCATCAGTCCTGCAGCCGCGAGGGTGAACGAGACCACTTACATGCGTGTTCTTCCGTCAACCGGACAAGAAATCGTGTGCAACCGATGTGCCCCAGGATTCCACCTCCGTGCCCACTGCACAGACACTCGCCAGACAGAATGCCGTCGGTGTAGCGCGGGATTCTACACAGAATTCTGGAACTACATACCTGAGTGTTTACCCTGCGACTCCTGCTTCGAGCATCAAGTTGTTAAGCAaccgtgcacacacacccgtaACCAAGTCTGCGAATGCGAGGAAGGTTTTTTTTGGAACTTCCACTTCTGCAAGAGGCACACCGTGTGCGGCGCGGGATACGTAGTTAAATCAAAAG GAACTCCGTACGCAGATACAATGTGCGAGTTCTGTCAGAATGGGTACTACGCGACTGGGGCTCCCGGAAATAAAGTGTGTGTACCGCACAAGACTTGCAGACCCGAAGAGCGGCTTTTGCTTCATGGGTCTTGTTGGCATGACAACGTGTGCGCCAGTTGCAACCGTATCGTAGAAAAAG GCTGGGACGGACTAATCAAGCCTCTCCTGGCGGAGCTCTTCGCCCAACAGAAACCACATCGGTTGCAGCGCTTTGTAAACCGCTTTGTGCTGCGCGATGACGGCCGACGGCGGATATCTCAACGTCGGTCCTCTTCCGAAAACTACTTGCTGCATGCGCAGGAATGGCTCAGAAGAGCTACACCAGAGCAGTTAATTGAGCTTCCAGACAAGCTGACGAAGATAAACCTCAACAACCTGGCCGCCAATGTCGAGAACAAAATCGCGAAGTTTCGGGAAGAAACTAAATACTGCAGTAACAATATCCCCTGA